One window from the genome of Paenibacillus azoreducens encodes:
- a CDS encoding MDR family MFS transporter has translation MANQKTNVTLVLVGLMLGMLISTLDQTIMATAMPTVARELGGLSLYSWVFSIYMLTSTTSMPIFGKLADLYGRKKVYVSGMVLFLLGSVLCSLSTNMTELVIFRGFQGLGAGALIPLAVTIIGDLVPLEKRGKMQGMFAALTTLANIIGPAAGGLFVEYLNWQWVFYINLPIGLAALIIILAALNESKLTVKRSIDWFGALSMSGAIVAILLALVLGGDSKYQWGSPQVIGLFAAGAVLLGLFLWIESKAKEPIVPLQLFKNRILSVAFIVAFLMSAGMFAAVTYIPLYVQGVIGVSPAVAGYILTPMMVALGISVTIGGRLMHKYAYRTFNMLGMAFMGIGFGLLATMGVDTAMINVIIYMIFVGVGIGLIIPTLNTSAIGAIGKERRGIATSLVQFFRSIGGTMGVSILGILMTSRMASGISDQSERFAALPADQLKTLTDPQIMLDESIRATLPTGLLHELQHLFSQGTGLVFVIGSAIAAAGFIVAAWMGNARMMESSVPSPSAPAGGSPDSQARG, from the coding sequence ATGGCAAATCAAAAGACGAATGTAACATTGGTGCTTGTCGGCTTGATGTTGGGCATGCTGATCAGCACCCTGGACCAAACCATCATGGCGACGGCAATGCCGACGGTTGCCCGTGAATTGGGGGGCTTGTCCTTATATAGCTGGGTATTCTCCATCTATATGTTGACCTCGACGACCAGCATGCCAATATTCGGCAAGCTGGCTGATCTGTATGGCAGAAAAAAGGTATACGTGTCCGGTATGGTACTGTTTTTGCTTGGTTCCGTATTATGCAGTCTGTCGACAAATATGACGGAGCTGGTTATTTTTCGTGGTTTTCAAGGACTTGGGGCCGGCGCATTGATTCCCCTTGCCGTGACGATTATCGGCGACCTGGTTCCGCTGGAGAAACGGGGGAAGATGCAGGGCATGTTCGCTGCTCTGACAACGCTGGCCAATATTATCGGGCCTGCCGCAGGCGGTTTATTTGTCGAATATTTAAACTGGCAGTGGGTGTTTTATATCAATCTGCCGATCGGGTTGGCGGCACTCATCATTATCTTGGCGGCGCTTAATGAAAGCAAGCTTACCGTCAAGCGCTCCATCGACTGGTTTGGAGCATTGTCAATGAGCGGAGCGATTGTTGCGATTCTGCTTGCGCTTGTTCTGGGAGGCGATTCGAAATACCAATGGGGTTCGCCGCAGGTCATTGGGTTATTTGCTGCAGGAGCTGTCCTATTGGGCTTGTTTCTCTGGATCGAGAGCAAAGCCAAGGAACCGATCGTTCCGCTGCAATTGTTCAAGAACCGGATTTTATCCGTTGCATTTATAGTTGCTTTTTTGATGAGCGCAGGCATGTTTGCGGCTGTTACGTACATCCCGCTGTACGTTCAGGGAGTTATAGGGGTAAGCCCTGCCGTCGCCGGATATATTTTAACGCCGATGATGGTAGCTTTGGGGATATCCGTAACCATCGGCGGGCGTTTGATGCATAAATATGCCTACCGCACATTTAATATGCTGGGCATGGCGTTTATGGGGATTGGCTTTGGCCTGCTGGCTACCATGGGCGTGGATACTGCGATGATAAATGTCATTATTTATATGATTTTTGTCGGCGTTGGCATCGGTTTGATCATACCGACACTGAATACTTCAGCTATTGGGGCGATCGGCAAAGAGCGGCGGGGGATTGCGACGTCATTGGTTCAGTTTTTCCGCTCGATCGGCGGCACGATGGGAGTGAGTATTTTGGGGATTCTCATGACAAGCAGGATGGCATCGGGGATATCGGATCAAAGCGAAAGGTTTGCTGCTTTGCCTGCAGATCAGCTCAAAACATTAACCGACCCGCAGATCATGCTTGATGAAAGCATCCGGGCCACGCTCCCGACCGGGCTGCTGCATGAGCTTCAGCATTTGTTCTCCCAGGGAACAGGGCTGGTATTCGTGATCGGCAGCGCGATTGCGGCAGCAGGATTTATCGTGGCAGCTTGGATGGGCAATGCGAGAATGATGGAGTCGTCCGTCCCCAGCCCGTCGGCGCCGGCAGGAGGATCGCCGGATTCGCAAGCGCGTGGTTAA
- a CDS encoding GNAT family N-acetyltransferase, with the protein MDPETRNPGNPVMETERLILRKLTANDVGDVFDYCSDEEVPRYVSWYPHQTLEESKQFVDHVIRLYEENSVAPWGIEDMETGKIIGTVGFVYWHPKQARAELAYALGRAHWNKGLMSEAAKTVMQYGFEAMKLVRIEARCLLPNIGSSRVMEKCGMEFEGILRKHLFVKGKFEDLKLYSMIHDGNLKLLEGEGE; encoded by the coding sequence ATGGACCCAGAAACCCGTAATCCCGGCAATCCTGTTATGGAAACGGAACGGCTGATTTTAAGAAAATTGACGGCAAACGATGTCGGCGACGTCTTTGATTACTGCTCCGATGAAGAAGTACCGAGGTATGTCAGCTGGTATCCGCATCAAACCCTTGAAGAATCGAAACAGTTTGTGGATCATGTCATCCGGTTATATGAAGAAAACAGCGTAGCGCCGTGGGGCATTGAGGACATGGAAACCGGAAAGATCATCGGCACGGTTGGTTTTGTCTATTGGCATCCGAAGCAAGCGAGAGCCGAGTTGGCTTATGCGCTCGGAAGAGCGCATTGGAATAAGGGATTGATGAGTGAAGCCGCCAAAACAGTCATGCAGTATGGATTTGAAGCGATGAAATTAGTTCGGATCGAGGCGAGGTGCCTGCTTCCCAACATTGGATCCAGCCGGGTGATGGAAAAATGCGGAATGGAGTTTGAGGGCATTTTGCGAAAACATTTATTTGTAAAAGGAAAATTTGAAGATTTGAAGCTGTATTCCATGATTCATGATGGTAACCTTAAACTGCTGGAAGGAGAAGGCGAATAA
- a CDS encoding glyoxalase superfamily protein, with protein MTAQGIIPIFRIFDEKKAKEFYLNYLGFKLDWEHRFEPDLPLYFQISMHDIQIHLSEHYGDCSPGAAIRIEMKGLEPFHRKLLAKQYNYSRPGLEETPWHARECCVIDPFSNRIVFYENLDE; from the coding sequence ATGACGGCACAAGGAATCATTCCGATTTTTCGCATCTTCGACGAGAAGAAAGCAAAAGAGTTTTATCTCAATTACCTCGGGTTCAAGCTGGATTGGGAACATCGTTTCGAACCGGATCTGCCGCTCTATTTTCAAATCTCCATGCATGACATCCAGATCCATCTCAGCGAACATTACGGGGATTGCAGTCCGGGTGCTGCCATACGAATCGAAATGAAAGGTCTCGAACCATTCCATCGGAAGCTGCTCGCTAAACAGTACAACTATTCCAGACCTGGATTGGAAGAAACGCCGTGGCATGCAAGGGAATGCTGCGTTATCGATCCTTTCAGCAATAGAATCGTATTTTATGAGAATCTGGATGAATAA
- a CDS encoding MFS transporter, producing MPEFSISRRMALLFAVACGLSVANIYYAQPLLDALANEFGLPHSSIGIVITVTQICYALGLFLLVPLGDLVNRRRLIPGMMLLSVLALIAVGTAVSSIVLFAGLAVVGLLAVVTQALVAYASSLAAPTERGRIVGLVTSGVVIGILLARTFAGVLTDIAGWRSVYLFSGALLLVVACILLRMMPSENREKPPLSYPQLLQSVLALFVQERILRIRAILALLIFASFSILWTSLVLPLSSAPLSLSHTAIGSFGLAGAAGALAAARAGRLADQGFGQKTTGIALALLLLSWLPIGFLRHSLLALVLGIILLDMAVQAVHVTNQSLIFNVRPEARSRLTGGYMIFYSIGSAAGSIASTSVYASFGWNGVCLLGAAVSALALLFWACTRRL from the coding sequence ATGCCTGAATTTTCAATTTCTCGCCGCATGGCTTTGCTGTTTGCGGTTGCCTGCGGTTTATCCGTCGCCAACATCTACTATGCGCAGCCGCTGCTGGATGCTTTGGCCAATGAATTTGGCCTACCTCATTCATCCATAGGCATCGTCATTACAGTAACCCAGATTTGTTATGCGCTCGGACTGTTCCTCCTTGTCCCGCTCGGTGATTTAGTAAATCGGCGAAGACTGATTCCGGGCATGATGCTGTTATCCGTATTGGCTTTGATTGCTGTCGGTACGGCAGTCAGCAGTATCGTTTTGTTTGCCGGTTTGGCTGTGGTCGGACTGCTTGCTGTCGTAACTCAGGCGCTTGTAGCGTATGCGTCCAGTTTGGCAGCGCCCACCGAGCGGGGGCGTATTGTCGGCTTGGTGACAAGCGGCGTGGTGATCGGGATCTTGCTGGCCCGAACCTTTGCCGGGGTACTCACCGATATTGCAGGTTGGCGTTCCGTGTATCTTTTTTCCGGCGCGTTGCTGCTAGTCGTGGCTTGTATTCTACTGCGGATGATGCCTTCAGAAAACAGGGAAAAGCCCCCGCTCAGCTATCCGCAGCTGCTGCAATCGGTGCTAGCCCTATTCGTGCAGGAACGGATTCTGCGGATCAGGGCCATTTTAGCGCTGCTTATTTTCGCTTCATTCAGCATTTTATGGACTTCGCTTGTGCTGCCTTTAAGCAGTGCGCCCCTATCTCTTTCCCATACGGCAATCGGTTCTTTCGGTCTTGCAGGCGCCGCGGGAGCGCTTGCTGCGGCAAGGGCCGGGCGTCTGGCGGACCAGGGATTCGGACAAAAAACCACCGGCATCGCGCTTGCTTTATTGCTGCTTTCTTGGCTGCCGATCGGATTTTTGCGGCATTCTTTGCTTGCATTGGTTTTAGGCATTATTTTGCTCGATATGGCCGTACAAGCGGTGCATGTTACGAATCAAAGTTTGATCTTTAACGTTCGTCCCGAGGCAAGGAGCCGATTGACCGGAGGTTACATGATCTTTTATTCGATTGGCAGTGCTGCCGGTTCCATAGCTTCCACGTCGGTATATGCCTCTTTCGGCTGGAACGGGGTCTGCCTGCTTGGGGCAGCCGTAAGCGCGCTGGCGCTTTTGTTCTGGGCATGCACCCGCCGTTTGTGA
- a CDS encoding TetR/AcrR family transcriptional regulator has translation MVRQREFDVEQALDAAMQLFWEKGYEATSLSDLTSAMGIQRPSIYATFGDKKELFEAALRRYTSAHAASIRTKLQRHPSAKEAIRGFFEGMVEEEYSGGGSRGCFCINTIVELAPHDKKFEILTREHEMYLAAIFQETIEKGQRSGELQKSMDAIALAQTLVVSLIGLTVMMKARPERSFVDQSVQVILSLLH, from the coding sequence ATGGTTCGACAGCGGGAATTTGATGTGGAACAAGCATTGGATGCGGCCATGCAGTTATTTTGGGAAAAAGGATACGAAGCAACCTCATTAAGCGATTTAACCTCAGCCATGGGGATACAGCGGCCAAGCATCTATGCAACGTTCGGGGATAAGAAAGAGCTTTTTGAAGCGGCCTTGCGGAGATACACTTCAGCTCACGCCGCCAGTATCCGCACCAAGCTGCAGCGTCATCCGTCGGCGAAAGAAGCCATTCGCGGTTTTTTTGAGGGAATGGTGGAAGAAGAGTATTCAGGTGGGGGCAGCCGGGGTTGTTTTTGCATTAATACAATCGTCGAGCTGGCGCCGCATGATAAGAAATTCGAAATACTTACCAGAGAACATGAGATGTATCTCGCGGCCATTTTTCAGGAAACCATCGAAAAGGGCCAGCGCTCAGGCGAGCTTCAAAAAAGTATGGATGCCATAGCCTTGGCGCAAACGCTTGTCGTTTCATTAATCGGGCTTACCGTCATGATGAAGGCCCGGCCCGAGCGTTCCTTTGTCGATCAATCCGTCCAAGTGATCTTGTCATTGCTGCATTGA
- a CDS encoding aldo/keto reductase, which translates to MKTIKLGSSTLEVPVIAVGCMRINSLDKNGAERFVQTALEEGANFFDHADIYGGGNCEEIFADAIHMNSEIREKIILQSKCGIRPGMFDFSKEHILNSVDGILQRLKTDYLDVLLLHRPDTLVEPEEVAEAFDQLETSGKVRHFGVSNQNPMQIQLLKKAVKQPIVANQLQLSITNSTMISSGFNVNMENAAAVNRDGSILDFCRLNDITIQPWSPFQYGFFEGVFLGNDKFPELNQKIDEIAAKYGVTNTTIAIAWLLRHPANMQPIIGTMNIGRLKDCIKASEITLTREEWYEIFRSAGNILP; encoded by the coding sequence ATGAAAACAATCAAGCTGGGAAGCAGCACGCTGGAGGTCCCTGTTATCGCAGTCGGCTGCATGCGTATCAATTCCCTCGATAAAAACGGCGCGGAGCGGTTCGTGCAAACGGCGCTCGAGGAAGGCGCGAATTTCTTCGACCATGCCGATATTTATGGCGGCGGAAATTGCGAGGAAATTTTTGCGGATGCCATACATATGAACAGTGAAATCCGCGAAAAAATCATTCTTCAATCCAAATGCGGCATCCGTCCGGGGATGTTCGACTTTTCCAAAGAGCATATTTTGAATTCGGTCGACGGCATTTTGCAAAGACTGAAAACCGATTATCTGGATGTGCTGCTGCTGCACCGTCCGGATACGCTGGTTGAACCGGAAGAGGTGGCCGAAGCCTTCGATCAACTGGAAACCTCCGGTAAAGTGCGCCATTTCGGCGTATCAAACCAAAATCCAATGCAAATCCAGCTGCTGAAAAAAGCGGTGAAACAGCCGATCGTTGCTAACCAGCTGCAGCTCAGCATCACGAATTCCACCATGATCTCAAGCGGCTTTAACGTCAACATGGAAAATGCAGCCGCCGTAAACCGTGACGGCAGCATTCTCGATTTCTGCAGATTAAACGACATTACGATCCAGCCATGGTCTCCATTCCAATATGGATTTTTTGAAGGCGTGTTCCTCGGTAACGATAAGTTCCCTGAACTCAATCAAAAAATCGATGAAATCGCCGCCAAATACGGCGTTACGAACACTACGATCGCTATCGCTTGGCTTCTCCGCCATCCGGCAAACATGCAGCCGATCATCGGCACGATGAATATCGGGCGCTTGAAGGATTGCATCAAAGCAAGCGAAATCACATTGACCCGCGAAGAATGGTATGAAATCTTCCGTTCTGCAGGCAATATTCTTCCATAA
- a CDS encoding 50S ribosomal protein L25 — protein MATCIHTERRPRLKSSGLRNLRQEGRLPGVVFGKNVDNEIIHISTKQFEKWLKQGASGFIELEMQGGRTMTVLLEELQRHPVTGALVHVDFQLVQTGEIIRTKLGVKFIGTPIGTKTGGVVQIQDPYVEVEAFPKDLPSTVEMDISAMEIGDTRYVKDLNLPPEVTVISGDNELLVSVSTP, from the coding sequence ATGGCTACATGCATTCATACAGAAAGACGTCCGCGATTAAAATCTTCGGGACTACGCAATTTACGTCAGGAGGGGCGTTTGCCGGGGGTTGTGTTCGGTAAAAACGTAGATAACGAAATTATTCATATTTCCACTAAGCAATTTGAAAAATGGCTGAAACAAGGGGCATCTGGCTTTATTGAGCTAGAGATGCAAGGCGGGCGAACCATGACGGTGCTGCTGGAGGAACTTCAGCGGCATCCGGTAACCGGCGCGCTGGTACATGTCGACTTCCAGCTCGTCCAGACGGGTGAGATCATTCGTACAAAACTCGGGGTGAAATTCATAGGTACTCCGATCGGAACAAAGACGGGAGGAGTTGTGCAAATCCAGGACCCGTATGTTGAAGTAGAAGCTTTCCCGAAAGATCTGCCATCTACCGTTGAGATGGACATCAGCGCGATGGAAATCGGGGATACACGCTACGTGAAAGACCTAAATCTACCGCCTGAAGTGACGGTCATCTCTGGGGATAACGAGCTTCTCGTATCGGTGTCGACGCCTTAA
- a CDS encoding SAM-dependent methyltransferase translates to MKKRKLPLWRLLLDRGYFENRKQAASWIMSNKVTIDGRPAVYEGEQVAEDVEITVKGYGQKYVGKGGLKLEGALDRFQIDVSGKTTLDTGASTGGFTDCLLQHGAAKVYAIDVGFGQLAGKLRLDPRVVNMEKTNIGAVAKLDLQPGPEFAALDLSWLNG, encoded by the coding sequence TTGAAAAAACGAAAATTGCCTTTGTGGCGTTTGCTGCTGGACCGGGGATATTTTGAGAACCGGAAGCAAGCAGCCAGTTGGATCATGTCGAACAAGGTGACGATAGACGGAAGACCCGCTGTTTATGAAGGGGAACAGGTTGCAGAAGATGTTGAGATAACCGTTAAGGGTTATGGACAGAAATATGTCGGAAAAGGCGGCCTCAAGCTGGAAGGCGCTTTGGACCGTTTTCAAATCGATGTATCCGGTAAAACAACTTTAGATACGGGAGCCTCCACAGGGGGATTTACCGATTGCCTATTGCAACATGGCGCTGCGAAAGTTTATGCGATCGATGTCGGATTTGGCCAACTGGCAGGAAAGTTAAGGCTTGATCCACGGGTCGTGAACATGGAGAAGACAAACATTGGAGCCGTTGCGAAGCTGGATCTACAGCCCGGACCGGAATTCGCTGCACTGGATCTTTCCTGGCTCAACGGATAA
- a CDS encoding DUF6138 family protein encodes MIDYRFTFQGAFATTDGLVELTVLETVYVEKKRQLLEQIQSYIEKKLEQGTYPTKRLETFFLARHLLDPHLFPEPEAARTIALFDRIQELNKERREALAEHRRDIIRALTSWAENVFLPHYYDLTGSEYRFNEYVIKPDAVPENLDEPYQPIDLLLYGAVMIIRYEPNFNKIKGQNFLELAKRLGSGKAARMLKEGSDSFSQEDVHLRHELVECKANDVFSLFTIAIRKEEAGAYERAISFILSLLRKDFPKSYKIKLKSSVREYLPIKGLAKSDTHRFFANALAYSELHPLLEKYAREAMVEFEWYEDTDDEKSVMPGSYAVFGLGLSSERYFPLVEAYMAIVDNEHQLVHDKFTAVFAETYGVTERSTPVLIACLLRCHDSLKLKLLPELENEDKLSLFVQHIEALSDDEAEQALYPIWGKAEKLAALARKAQEPRKELLLRLLKTMEDA; translated from the coding sequence TTGATCGACTACCGGTTTACCTTCCAAGGAGCCTTCGCAACGACGGACGGGCTTGTGGAATTAACAGTGCTGGAAACTGTATATGTAGAGAAAAAGCGGCAGCTTCTGGAGCAAATTCAGTCCTATATTGAGAAAAAACTGGAGCAGGGCACTTACCCGACAAAGCGGCTGGAAACCTTCTTTTTGGCGCGTCATCTGCTGGACCCGCATTTGTTTCCTGAACCGGAAGCCGCAAGAACGATCGCTTTATTTGACCGGATTCAGGAGTTGAATAAAGAACGGAGGGAGGCTCTCGCGGAGCATCGAAGAGATATCATTCGGGCTTTGACCAGTTGGGCCGAGAATGTATTCCTGCCGCATTATTACGACCTTACCGGTTCCGAATACAGATTCAATGAATATGTAATCAAGCCGGATGCTGTTCCTGAGAATCTGGATGAGCCATATCAGCCCATCGACCTTCTGTTGTACGGAGCGGTAATGATTATTCGTTACGAGCCGAACTTCAACAAAATCAAGGGCCAGAATTTTCTGGAGCTGGCGAAGCGGCTTGGCAGCGGCAAAGCTGCGCGTATGCTGAAGGAGGGCAGCGACAGCTTCTCGCAAGAAGACGTCCACTTGCGACATGAATTGGTCGAATGCAAGGCTAACGATGTTTTTTCTCTATTCACAATCGCTATTCGCAAGGAAGAAGCCGGGGCTTACGAGCGGGCAATTTCGTTTATTCTCTCCCTGCTCCGAAAGGACTTCCCTAAGAGCTACAAAATCAAGTTGAAATCCAGCGTGAGAGAGTATTTACCCATCAAGGGGCTGGCCAAATCGGACACGCACCGTTTTTTTGCAAATGCGCTGGCTTATTCCGAGCTGCATCCGTTATTGGAGAAATACGCTCGTGAGGCGATGGTAGAATTTGAATGGTATGAAGATACGGATGACGAAAAAAGCGTCATGCCGGGCAGTTATGCCGTGTTCGGGCTGGGACTTTCATCCGAGCGGTATTTTCCGCTCGTCGAAGCTTACATGGCTATTGTGGACAATGAACATCAGTTAGTACATGACAAGTTCACAGCCGTTTTTGCCGAAACCTACGGCGTAACGGAACGTTCGACTCCTGTCTTGATCGCCTGCCTGCTGCGCTGCCACGATTCGTTAAAGCTGAAGCTTCTGCCGGAGCTGGAGAACGAAGACAAGCTGTCGCTATTTGTACAGCATATAGAGGCTCTATCGGATGACGAGGCCGAGCAGGCGCTGTACCCGATCTGGGGCAAGGCGGAGAAGCTGGCTGCATTAGCGCGCAAGGCGCAGGAACCGCGTAAGGAACTGCTGCTTCGTCTGCTAAAGACGATGGAGGATGCCTGA
- a CDS encoding helix-turn-helix domain-containing protein, whose product MPNKKYDASEKLVIIGEIESGEIGVKAAAEKYGITKTTLAKWRRRYKVYGYEGLEKRTHNRNYSAELKLQAVKDYIEGGLSQYQIIDKYKIASRTQLSNWIKEYNRHSSLKAYSGGAKAMTKGRSTTWQERIDIVQYCLAHQYDYRKTADHFQVSYQQVYQWVNKFENGGQDALKDGRGRKKAPEELTEADRQKLEMKKMEYEIERLRAENAFLKKLREFQRRRS is encoded by the coding sequence ATGCCTAATAAAAAATATGATGCGTCAGAGAAACTCGTTATTATTGGTGAAATCGAAAGCGGGGAAATTGGCGTTAAAGCTGCAGCCGAGAAATACGGTATCACCAAAACGACTTTGGCGAAATGGCGGCGTCGTTACAAGGTGTATGGTTATGAAGGGCTAGAGAAACGCACTCATAATCGAAATTATAGCGCTGAGCTTAAGCTCCAAGCGGTGAAGGATTACATAGAGGGAGGATTGTCTCAATATCAGATCATCGATAAATACAAGATTGCAAGCAGAACGCAGCTTTCCAACTGGATTAAGGAGTATAATCGTCATAGCAGCTTAAAAGCTTACTCAGGAGGAGCGAAAGCAATGACGAAGGGGCGTTCGACGACTTGGCAGGAACGGATCGATATTGTGCAATACTGTCTTGCTCATCAGTATGACTACCGTAAGACAGCGGACCATTTTCAGGTCTCCTACCAGCAAGTCTACCAATGGGTGAATAAGTTTGAGAATGGCGGTCAGGATGCGTTAAAGGATGGCCGGGGGAGAAAGAAAGCGCCGGAGGAACTAACAGAGGCCGATCGCCAAAAACTCGAGATGAAAAAGATGGAGTATGAAATCGAGCGGCTTCGGGCGGAGAATGCATTTCTAAAAAAGTTACGGGAATTCCAAAGGAGGCGAAGCTAA
- a CDS encoding IS3 family transposase — translation MPKEAKLSQYRHENVYLTIQALQEEALFSVQLLCDIADISRSSYYKWLNRKPSSHEQENAELTHVMMSIYEKVERTFGYRQLTLHMRRQTGKTINQKRVYRLMKIQGIQSVIRRKKKRYARSTPQQVAENVLNRKFTADAPNEKWVTDVTEFKYGNGQKAYLSAILDLYDKSIVSYVFGHSNNKPLVFQTLKRALQEVPGSKPMLHSDRGFQYTSLDFKKLLDDDEMTQSMSRVGRCIDNGPMESFWGTLKCEKYYLHTYHTFEELEKDLQAYIHFYNYERLQAKLNGLSPMEFRTKAA, via the coding sequence ATTCCAAAGGAGGCGAAGCTAAGCCAATACCGTCATGAGAACGTCTATCTTACTATTCAAGCGCTTCAGGAAGAAGCGTTGTTCAGCGTTCAGCTGCTGTGTGACATTGCAGACATTTCACGTTCAAGCTATTACAAGTGGCTAAATCGCAAGCCCAGTTCCCATGAGCAGGAGAATGCAGAGTTAACGCATGTCATGATGTCCATTTATGAGAAAGTCGAGCGTACCTTTGGATACCGTCAATTAACGTTGCACATGCGCCGCCAAACGGGAAAAACGATTAACCAAAAGCGCGTGTACCGGCTGATGAAGATACAAGGAATTCAATCTGTCATCCGGAGGAAGAAAAAGAGATATGCGAGATCCACCCCACAGCAGGTGGCAGAGAACGTGCTGAACCGCAAATTCACTGCAGATGCGCCAAATGAAAAGTGGGTTACGGATGTGACGGAATTCAAGTACGGCAATGGCCAAAAAGCGTATCTAAGCGCTATTCTCGACCTTTATGATAAATCCATCGTTTCCTATGTATTCGGGCATTCCAATAACAAACCTCTTGTATTTCAGACGTTGAAACGGGCCTTGCAAGAAGTACCAGGAAGCAAGCCCATGCTTCATAGCGACCGGGGTTTCCAATATACCTCTCTGGATTTCAAGAAGCTCTTGGACGATGACGAAATGACTCAGAGTATGTCACGTGTTGGACGATGCATCGATAACGGTCCAATGGAATCTTTCTGGGGAACCCTAAAATGCGAGAAGTATTATTTACACACCTACCATACCTTTGAGGAGCTCGAAAAAGACCTCCAGGCCTATATCCACTTTTACAATTACGAACGATTACAAGCAAAACTAAACGGCCTCAGTCCGATGGAATTCAGGACAAAGGCCGCTTAA
- a CDS encoding DUF6138 family protein has protein sequence MMDQFQEEAFEEMQTAIHKWFDEQENRMDIERLGKRTTLQAGIFNFVMLDYRPGRTRVDSSKSVGSAAGKKSMKASPFTREQILHEVQPLLAEIIKERLDKL, from the coding sequence ATGATGGATCAATTCCAGGAAGAAGCGTTCGAAGAGATGCAAACAGCCATCCATAAATGGTTTGACGAACAGGAAAATCGAATGGATATAGAGAGGTTGGGCAAACGTACCACGCTGCAAGCAGGCATCTTTAACTTTGTTATGCTGGATTATCGGCCTGGGAGGACCAGGGTGGATAGTTCGAAATCTGTGGGGAGTGCCGCAGGCAAAAAGTCGATGAAAGCTTCACCCTTTACGCGGGAGCAAATATTGCATGAGGTTCAGCCCCTGCTGGCAGAAATCATAAAGGAGAGGCTGGACAAGCTGTGA